A part of Penaeus vannamei isolate JL-2024 chromosome 1, ASM4276789v1, whole genome shotgun sequence genomic DNA contains:
- the aralar1 gene encoding calcium-binding mitochondrial carrier protein Aralar1 has protein sequence MAFNSLLTNMELSKRIYLNASGGSRTQEVTKEEFLHSAQMMSQITPLEVEILFHLTELISESSGKIVYSDLEALTPEQYMKVITRKLTDIKAVHSPEQRGALIQVLEQVYRFTLGSLAGAVGATAVYPIDLVKTRMQNQRTGSYIGELMYRNSFDCFKKVIRHEGVMGLYRGLVPQLIGVAPEKAIKLTMNDLVRDKLTDKKGNITFPSEMFAGACAGGSQVIFTNPLEIVKIRLQVAGEIATVKKISAVSVIKELGFLGLYKGARACFLRDIPFSAIYFPVYAHSKQLLADENGYNSPLTLLVAGAIGGVPAASLTTPADVIKTRLQVAARAGQTTYTGVFDAARKIFREEGGKAFWKGAPARVFRSSPQFGVTLVTYEVLQRLFYVDFGGSRPKGSEAQLPASAADLRSTNPDHVGGYKVAVPIFRGIESKFGLFLPRFA, from the exons ATGGCTTTCAATTCCTTGCTCACAAATATGGAGCTGTCAAAGCGTATCTATCTCAATGCCTCGGGTGGATCACGTACACAGGAAGTTACAAAAG AGGAATTCCTGCATTCAGCTCAGATGATGTCGCAGATCACACCCCTAGAAGTGGAGATTCTCTTCCACCTGACAGAATTAATCAGCGAGAGCTCTGg GAAAATTGTGTACAGTGACTTGGAAGCCCTAACTCCTGAGCAGTACATGAAGGTGATCACACGTAAACTGACTGACATCAAAGCTGTCCATAGTCCAGAGCAGCGTGGAGCATTGATCCAGGTGCTTGAACAAGTGTACAGGTTCACTCTTGGTTCACTGGCTGGTG CTGTTGGTGCTACTGCTGTGTATCCAATTGACTTGGTGAAAACAAGAATGCAGAATCAACGTACTGGTTCCTACATCGGTGAATTGATGTACCGTAATTCCTTTGATTGTTTCAAGAAG GTGATTCGTCATGAAGGCGTCATGGGCTTGTATCGTGGCTTGGTGCCTCAGCTGATTGGTGTAGCCCCTGAAAAGGCTATTAAGCTCACTATGAATGATTTGGTCCGTGACAAGTTGACGGATAAGAAGGGAAATATTACCTTTCCTAGTGAAATGTTTGCTGGTGCTTGT GCTGGTGGGTCTCAGGTGATCTTCACCAATCCTCTTGAAATTGTAAAGATTCGTTTACAAGTCGCcggagaaattgcaacagtgaagAAAATATCAGCAGTTTCTGTAATCAAGGAGTTAGGATTTCTTGGACTGTACAAG GGAGCGCGTGCTTGTTTCCTGCGAGACATACCATTTTCTGCTATTTACTTCCCTGTCTATGCACATTCGAAACAATTACTTGCTGATGAAAATGGTTATAATTCACCATTAACACTGCTGGTTGCTGGTGCTATTG GTGGTGTCCCTGCAGCCTCTCTGACAACACCAGCTGATGTCATTAAGACACGCTTGCAAGTAGCAGCTCGAGCTGGCCAAACAACCTATACAGGGGTGTTTGATGCAGCAAGAAAAATTTTCAGAGAGGAAGGTGGCAAAGCCTTCTGGAAGGGAGCACCAG CTCGTGTGTTCAGGTCATCCCCACAGTTTGGTGTTACACTGGTGACCTATGAAGTTTTGCAGAGACTCTTCTATGTTGACTTTGGTGGCAG TCGTCCAAAGGGCTCAGAGGCCCAGCTTCCTGCCTCAGCTGCAGATCTGCGTTCTACCAACCCAGACCATGTTGGAGGGTACAAGGTTGCCGTTCCTATCTTCAGAGGCATTGAATCAAAGTTTGGCCTCTTCCTTCCTCGTTTCgcgtga